The genomic segment TGGAAGATCCTCTCGAAACAAGACACTGGTCGAGTTCGCTTCCTCGAGATCGAGGAGAGCGTGCCAATCCGTCGCCCCGGTGAGAAAGTGCTGCTCGAGGCGATCGAGGTTCGCGCAGTCATTCCGCTTTCGAACGCACCCGGCAAGTACACCCTGCGGGTGAACGATGCGTGCGTGCCCTTCGAGGTCAAAGCCAAGGTCCCGGAAAAGGATGCTGCCGTGCGGATCTGTCTGCGCGATGACCCCTTCCGGTTCTAGCGCCGCTTGAGCGCCGGGTTCTTCTGGGTAACCCTTAGACCGTGGCGTTCGCGGTTTCGGGGGTGAGGGGAGCTGTGCTGAGTTCCTTGGTGGCGCTGTCGATCATTGCGTGTGCCACGCGTCCAAGGAGCTCGGAACATCCAGAGCCAGCTGAGCCGACTCCAACGAGCGCCGCCAATTCGCGCCCGGGAGGCGCGAACGAACCACAAATCCTTCCGTCAGCGGCCCATCAAGCTGCAGCTGAAACCTCGAGCGCGCGTGTCGCGCAGGCGTTGCCGCTGCCACCTGTGTTTCGTGCGTGGCCGCTATCTATCGCCATCGAGCCGTCGGCGGGCCGCAGCTGTGAGCTCGCACCCGAGCGCTTCGGAGTGCTCGGATTCGTGAACGCTTGTGTGCTCCAAGATCGCGAGCGCGCGCTGCTCTACTTCGAGTTGGGCGCCGAGGAACTCGAGACGATTTCGCTCGTGCGCGGCACGAACTCGGTCTTCCTCGAGCTCGAGGCGAAGCACCGAGTCTATCGACGTGGTGAAAGAGATGACATCGTCGGGAGAGTCGTCGTGATGACTCTGCCGCTGTCCATCCAACCCGGCGACTATCAGCTCCGAGTCAACGACACCTGCCTACCCTTCAGGCAACTTGCGCCCAGTGCGCTGCCGCGCCTCGGGCCAGTCGAAGAGAAACGCACGTGCTGGAATGATCGGCCGATCGTGAAGACTCCGGGTCCCGATAGTCCGGGGCGTTGAATTCGCGCAGTCACTGGGCGACGGTGCCCACGTGCGTTTGCGTTGGATGTTTGGGAGCGCGGCACTCGTGTGCGTCGCGTGTGGTGGTGGACCTGTTCAGCAGCGGTCGGTCGCGGAGGCGGATGCGCCGGTGCAGGGCGACTCTCCACCGCTTGGCGTGAACGACAGCGACAGCCACATGACGCTCGAGATCGCCCACGTTGCAGACATCGGCGGTGGTCAGGAAGCAGCAGCCCGCGCGGCCAGCGAAGCTTGCGGCGGCGCCAGCGAGCCTGACCCGAAGAGCGTGCCCGTGAGTGACAGCTGCGTGATTCAGCGCGGAAACGAAATCGAGGTCAAGTTCTACGTTGGTTGCCTGACCAGTAAAAACGAAGTGCACCTCTCGGGTGCGATGGAGCTCGAGACGAATCGCGGTGCGCGAGTGGCGATCGACGTCACGAAGCCTGCGGGAGCCAAGGCTTCCGGGCAAATGCCGAATCTGTCCGACTGCAGCGTCGCGCACTTGTCGAGCAAGCTCGCTGGGCTCGAACCGGGCGGTTACGTGATGCGCACCCGAGAGAGCTGCAAGGCGTTCGTGGTTACCGGGGAGGCACCTGGTGAGCCCGTTGTGACCTGCTGGAACGGCGCGTTCGTCAATCGCTAGTCGAAGCGGTGCGCCTCACCCCCCCAAAAAAAAGAAGGGGGCAACGATGCACGGTGCCGGGAGGCTACTTGCCGAGCTGCTTGCGCACTTGGTCAAGCGTGATCGGATCGTCGGTGATGATGCCGTCGACGCCGAGGTTTATCAGCTGTTCCATCTCGGTTGCGTCGTTGATGGTCCACGCGTGGATCTTGAGGTCGAAGCGCTTGGCGCGAGCGACGGTGGTCTCGTTGATGATACTGATGCCGAGCTGCTCTGGCGGCACCTGGAGCACTTTTCCTGGGGGAATATAGCTCGACTCGTCGTTCAGGTCGACGAAGTCCAGGATCTCCCCCAGGGCATATGCGCTTGGCACCTCGGGCATCAGCTGCCTGAGCTCTTGCACGGTGGAGCTATGGAAGGAGCCCGCGGAGATTTTTTCAGTCATGCCCTTGGCTCGCACGATCTCGGCGAACTCGGGGACGATGCTCGGCGTCTCCTGCTTGATCTCGATCACGAACTCGGTGTCCGGGTGCGCGTCGAATACCTCCTCGAGGGTTGGAACCTGGATGCCTTGGCCGCGATGGGGGAACGATTGTCCGCCGTCTTCGCTGAAGTTGTACGCCGCGTCCAAGCTGCGTAGCTCGGCGAAGGTCATCTCCGAGATCGCGCCGGTGCCATTGGTTGTGCGATCCACCGTCTCGTCGTGCATCAGTACCAGCACGCCGTCGGAGGTGCCGTGCACGTCCAACTCGAGGATATCGGCGCCGACGTCGAGGCCGTTTTGATACGCGACCAAGGTGTGCTCAGGGGCCAACTTGCGGCCCCCGCGATGGGCGATGTTGAGGAAGTGGTTCGACAGCAAGAGCGGCCCTCCGGGCTCCGGCGCAGAGTCGTCGCTGCCACAGCCAGTGAGCGAAAGCATGAGCAATAGAGCCGCGCCGCAAGCCTTGAGAGACATGGCTCGAGCATCGCGTCTGCTGCCTCGCGCTCCAAGGAAGTCGAGCTTTGAGCGGCGCCTTGGCGCGCTCAGCTGCAGCTCCCTCGGCCAGGAAAGCGGTGTTTCCAGCGCAAGCACCTAGTGAGGGGAATCTGTGATTCGCCGAACAAGTCAACACAGCGTTTCCTCGTCTCAAAAGTAGCGCGAAGGCGCAAAACTCGAGCGCCGACACCTCGAGGGGGCGGGCGAGTTTTTGCAGCGAACTACGGCGACAGGACACTTCCACGTTCGAGATCACCCCGTGTTTTCTTCGGATCAGCGAAGGTCAGTCGGGTTTCCGCGGCCATGTAAGCAACGCGGTTATTTCGGCTTGGCCTTGGGGGCTAGCACGGACTAGCTTGTCGGACGGTGTGAGCAACAAATCCGGACGACGTCTAGCCATCATCCTGTCGGGGGGAGGTGCGCGGGGTGCGTACGAAGCAGGGGTGCTTTGGTACCTCTTCGACGAGCTCACGCGGCTCCGCGGTGCACCGCCACGCGTCGATATTCTGTGCGGGACAAGCGTCGGCGCGATCAATTGCGCGTTCACCGCTGCGCACTTGAGCGACCCGGTGCTCGGTGTGCGGCGCCTGGTCGATGTGTGGAGCGGCCTGCGCCTGGATCGCGTGCTTGGCTTCGGCGTCCGGCAGGCCTTGTCGCTGCCCAAGGTGTTGATGGGCGGCGGCCAAGGCACTGGCGTGTTCGACGTCGCGCCGATGTCCCACCTGGTGCACAAGGAGATCCCGTGGCGCTCCGTCTCCCGCAGCCTGCGTAAGGGTCACCTCAAGGCGCTGAGCGTTTCCGCGACGGAAGTCAGCACCGGACGCACCGTGATCTTCATGCAGACGGGGCCGAACACCGCGCTGCCAACTCGCGCGCCGCCGCGCACGTTGATCCGCGCGGATCGCATCGGGCCGCAACACGCCCTTGCATCCGCTGCGATCCCGCTGTTGTTCCCTCCGGTGCAAATCGGTAGCCAGCTATACGTGGACGGTGGCGTGCGCCAGAACACGCCGATTGCCCCAGCGATTCGCCTGGGCGCGACCCATGTGTTGGTCGTTGGCACCTCGCGCCTGGTGCGTGGCGTGGTGCATCCCCAGCCGGATTTGCAGGCGCCCGGCGCGACCTTCTTGCTCGGCAAGATCCTCAATGCGTTGCTCCTCGACCACCTGGACAACGACCTCGGCATGGTGAACCTACTGAACGACACCATGGAGAGCGGGCGCGCGGCCTTCGGCCTCGACTACGTCGACAAGCTGAACGCCGCCGCGGCGCTGCGCGGCGGTCACCGCTTCAGCGAAATCAGCACGATGGTGGTTCGCCCCACGGAGCGCGTCGGCAAGCTCGCGGGTGATTACCTGCGGAAAGGCAAGCTCAAGGCGGGCCCGGTGGTGACCAAGCGTCTGCTCAAGCTGCTCGATGTGGGCGTGGCGGATGACGCAGACCTCGCGAGCTACCTGCTGTTCGATGGTGGCTTTGCCCGCAGCTTGATCGATCTAGGTCGCGCGGATGCGTACGCGCGCCGCACGGAGCTCTTGGACTTCTTTGGTGAGGTCGAAGAGGCAGGCCCCCCGGACGATGAAGGTCAAGACAGCTCGTCCTGGACCTTGCCGCCGCCTGCCGTCGGCTGAGCTACGCCAGCTGCCCAGTAGCGAAAACTCAACAGTCTTCGAGGGCGTCTTGCAGCTCGCCGAGGGCCTTGCCGTTGCCGGTACGCGTCGCGAGCTCGATGCCCTGTTCGAGCCAGACCCGCGCGTCGCTGCCGCGGTTGGCCTCGATCAAGAGCTGACCCGCCATCAGGTACATCGCGAGGTAGCCGGAGTCCTTCTCGCGCAGCTCCTCGAAAATCTTCAGCGAATCTTCCACGCGCTCGAGCTTCCGATACTCCATCGCCAAGCCATACAGGGCGAAGGAGTCCGCCTTGCCATCGGTGTGCAGTTGCTCGAGAAACGCCAGCCGCTTGTTCATGGGCCGGTTCTAGCACTAGCTTTGAGTCATGGGTCGGGTTTGGGGGTTAGGCGCGCTGTTCATCGCCTGCGCCTGCTTGCTCACCGTCGCTTCACCCAGCATCGCCTACGCAGCTGGCAATCCGGTTTACTTGGTGACCAAACAGAGCGATGCCGAGGAGCGCCGTCAGCTGTTCCGCGTCGCCGCACGCTTTCGTCGGGTCGTCAGCGCACTGCCGCTGCCTCCGCCGGAGCGCAGCACCGTTCAAGAAGCCAACTTAGAGGCGCGCCGTCGCGCCATCGAGCTCGCGCTGAAGCGCGCCCGCAACTACGAATCCGAGGCGCGCTTCGATGCCTGCGTGCGTGAAGCGGCGCGAGTGCTCAGCGAAGCGACCACCGTGCTCGCGCTGAGCGGCCACTTCGAGGAGCTCCGAGATCTACACATCCAGATCGGCGCCTGTCTGGTTACCGCGGGGCAACTCGAAGACGCGCGGCCGCACTTCCTGGCCGCCGCGACCTTCGACGAGAAGCCTCCCAAGGTAGGCCTGCACCGCGAGGATGTAGAGCGGGAGCAGCTGAAGGCGCGCGACGACGTCCTCAAGCGCGCCCGCGGGATGGTGCGCATCGAGAGCGATCCGCCAGGCGCTGAAGTGTGGATTGACGGTCGCAAGCAGCGCGGCAAGACGCCGCTCAACGCCAAGGTGCGCCTCGGCGACCACTTCGTGACGCTGCGGCGCTTCCGCTTCGAGCTGCTCACCGAGCGCATCCTTCTGCAGCCGTCGGGGCGCGTGCAGCTCAGCATGGAAGTTGCGCGGCCCACCACGCTGGCTGCGCAGCTCGTGTCCGGAAAGCCTCGAGCCGCCTCGACTCACGAAAAACAGCTCGCCGTCGCGCTCTGGTCCCGCGCGGAGGACGTGCTGGAACTCAAGCACTTGCCCCGGCGGCGCATCGAACTGTCGCTGTGGGACGCCGCCTCTGGCAAGCGCGTACGCCACACTCAGGGGCCGGCGAAAGACCTCGAGGCGCTAGCCTGCCGGGTGCTCGGAGAAAGTTGCCGTGAGGAAACCGGCGTGCCCTGGTACGTGTGGCCTCTCGCCGGCGCCGTAGTCGTCGGCGGCACCGTAGCGACCATCGCAGTCGCCCGCAGCGAGCGCGACCTGAAGTTTTGTCCGCCGCGCGGGTGCAACTGACTACTTCTGCGCTTTGGTCTCGTGCGCGGCTTGGGGCGCATGGGTGTCCGAGGATTGAACCGCCAAGGACGCCAAGGACGCCAAGGGGGATTGGGCTCGAGGCGTACGCCGGTTGGCTGAGTCGTCTTAGTGCTGTTGTGAGCCATGCGGTTGGTGGGCTTCTTGTTTGATGCCGTGCGGCAATATCCGGCTCCCCGCAGAGTTAGAAGGTGCGCGTCCCCAATCTTGGCGCTCTTGGCGTCCTTGGCGGTAAAACCCCTTCGAGTTCGTGGGTTCGGAGCGCTACTTCAGCGCTTTGGTCTCGTTCGCGGCTTGGGGCGCATCGGTGTTCGAGGATTGAACCGCCAAGGGCGCCAAGGACGCCAAGGGGGTTGGGCTCGAGGCGTACGTCGGTTGTACCACCCGTTCAGTCAGCGCGCGCTATTGTCAGCGGACGCGCTCTCCTGTCGGTGCCGCGCGGCAATGTTCAGAGGGCCCGGAGCTTGAAGGTGCGCGCCCCCCCCAATCTTGGCGCTCTTGGCGTCCTTGGCGGTAAAACCCCTCGCGACGCGTGCAGCAATGTTCGTGTCCTCGCAGCGCGAAAAGGTGCACGCCCCCCCAGTCTTG from the Polyangiaceae bacterium genome contains:
- a CDS encoding glycerophosphodiester phosphodiesterase; this translates as MSLKACGAALLLMLSLTGCGSDDSAPEPGGPLLLSNHFLNIAHRGGRKLAPEHTLVAYQNGLDVGADILELDVHGTSDGVLVLMHDETVDRTTNGTGAISEMTFAELRSLDAAYNFSEDGGQSFPHRGQGIQVPTLEEVFDAHPDTEFVIEIKQETPSIVPEFAEIVRAKGMTEKISAGSFHSSTVQELRQLMPEVPSAYALGEILDFVDLNDESSYIPPGKVLQVPPEQLGISIINETTVARAKRFDLKIHAWTINDATEMEQLINLGVDGIITDDPITLDQVRKQLGK
- a CDS encoding patatin-like phospholipase family protein, translating into MSDGVSNKSGRRLAIILSGGGARGAYEAGVLWYLFDELTRLRGAPPRVDILCGTSVGAINCAFTAAHLSDPVLGVRRLVDVWSGLRLDRVLGFGVRQALSLPKVLMGGGQGTGVFDVAPMSHLVHKEIPWRSVSRSLRKGHLKALSVSATEVSTGRTVIFMQTGPNTALPTRAPPRTLIRADRIGPQHALASAAIPLLFPPVQIGSQLYVDGGVRQNTPIAPAIRLGATHVLVVGTSRLVRGVVHPQPDLQAPGATFLLGKILNALLLDHLDNDLGMVNLLNDTMESGRAAFGLDYVDKLNAAAALRGGHRFSEISTMVVRPTERVGKLAGDYLRKGKLKAGPVVTKRLLKLLDVGVADDADLASYLLFDGGFARSLIDLGRADAYARRTELLDFFGEVEEAGPPDDEGQDSSSWTLPPPAVG
- a CDS encoding PEGA domain-containing protein, with amino-acid sequence MGRVWGLGALFIACACLLTVASPSIAYAAGNPVYLVTKQSDAEERRQLFRVAARFRRVVSALPLPPPERSTVQEANLEARRRAIELALKRARNYESEARFDACVREAARVLSEATTVLALSGHFEELRDLHIQIGACLVTAGQLEDARPHFLAAATFDEKPPKVGLHREDVEREQLKARDDVLKRARGMVRIESDPPGAEVWIDGRKQRGKTPLNAKVRLGDHFVTLRRFRFELLTERILLQPSGRVQLSMEVARPTTLAAQLVSGKPRAASTHEKQLAVALWSRAEDVLELKHLPRRRIELSLWDAASGKRVRHTQGPAKDLEALACRVLGESCREETGVPWYVWPLAGAVVVGGTVATIAVARSERDLKFCPPRGCN